Below is a genomic region from Microbacterium galbinum.
TCCCGATCTTCCGCTGGCTCGGCAACTCCTTCGTGATCGCCGCGGGCACCACGATCCTCAGCCTGGTGCTGGCGACCATGGCCGCCTACGCGCTCAGCCGCTACAAGTTCCACGGCCGCGGTGTCGCCGGGTTCATCTTCTTCAGCACCCAGATGCTGCCCGAAGCACTGATCATCGTGCCGCTGTACGCGATCTTCGCCGGGGCCGGGCTGCTCAACAGCCATTGGGGCCTCGTGCTCGCCGACACCGCGTTCGTGATGCCGGTGGCGATGTTCATCATCAAGAGCGGCATCGACAAGATCCCCTACGAGATCGAGGAGTCGGCGCGCATCGACGGATGCTCCCGCCTGCGCATCCTCACCACCATCGTGCTGCCACTGGTCATGCCGAGCATCGCGGCCGCCTCGGTCATCGCGTTCTTCGACGGCTGGAACGAGTTCATGTTCGCGAACACGTTCATCTCGTCGAGCGATCTGTGGCCGGCATCCGTGGGTCTGTCGTCGTTCCTCGGCCAGTTCTACACGCCGATGAACGTCGTGATGTTCTGCGCCCTGCTGTTCGCCCTGCCCGCCATCATCTTCTTCCTGTGGGCGCAGCGCGGCATCGTGTCGGGGCTGACCGCCGGATCCGTCAAGGGCTGAGCGCCCTGCAACCTGGAGTATCGAAAGACATGTCTGAAGGATTCGACCCGCTGTTCTCCGTGCGCGACAAGGTGGTGGTCGTCACCGGCGGCTTCGGCCAGATCGGCGCCGAGTTCGTGCGCGAACTGCACGGGCGCGGTGCCCGCGTCGCCGTCACCTCGCGCCGCGAGGTGGCCGACCCGTCGGCGGAGCTCGGCATCGCCGACCCCGACGGACGGCTGCTCGCGGTCGCGATGGACATCACCGACCAGCAGAGCGTGGATGCCGGATTCGACCGGGTGCTGGAGACCTGGGGCGTGCCGACCGTCGTGGTCAACAACGCGGGCCTCGACACCCAGCCCAGCGCGCCGCCCGAGGTCTCGGGCCCGTTCGAGCAGTTCCCCGCCGAGGTGTTCCGCGAGGTGGTCGACACGAACCTCGTCGGCACCTTCCTCGTCACCCAGGCGGCCGGTCGTCGGATGCGCGACGCCGGACTCGGCGGCTCGATCGTCAACGTCGGATCGATCTACGGCATGGTCTCGCCGGTGCAGGACATCTACGCCTACAAGGCCGAGCAGACCGGCATCCCGTTCATCAAGCCGGTCGCGTACTCGGCCGCGAAGTCGGGCCTCTACAACCTCACCCGCTACTGCGCGACGTACTGGGGGCGCGCCGGCATCCGCGTCAACACGCTCACGCCCTCGGGTGTGCGCCGCGACACGCAGGACGCGACCTTCCAGGCCAACTACACCGCGCGCATGCCGATCGGACGGATGGCCGAGGCGAACGAGTTCAACGGCGCCCTGGTCTTCCTCGCCTCCGACGCTTCGACCTACATGACCGGCTCGAACGTCGTCGTCGACGGAGGGTGGACGGCGTGGTGAACGACCTGCTGGGCACGCGGCTCTTCATGGCCGCCGTCACCCCGATGCGCTCCGACGAGAGCGTCGACCATCAGGCGCTCGCCGCGATGCTCGACGGCGACATCCGCCGGGGCGTCGAGGGCGTCTACGTGTGCGGCTCGTCGGGGGAGGGCGTGCTGCTCTCGGAGGCCGAGCGCATCGCGGTGGCCGAGACCGCCGTCGCCGCCGCCGCGGGTCGCGTGCCCGTCGTCTCGCACGTGGGTGCGATGTCGACCGGTGAGGCGGTGCGCATCGCGCAGGCCGCGAAGGATGCCGGGGTCGGCGCGATCTCGATGATCCCGCCGCTCTACTACGGCTACTCCACCGACGACGTCGTGAGGCACTTCCGCACCGTGATCGACGCCGTCGACCTGCCGTTCGTGCTCTACAACATCCCGCAGTTCACCGGCCGCGACATCTCGGAGGGCGGCTTCGACGAACTGCTCGCCCTGCCGCAGGTGATCGGCGTCAAGCACACCTCGCGCAACCTCTACGGCGCCGAGCGCATCCTGCACCGCTACCCGCACCAGACGCTCATCAACGGGTTCGACGAGTTCTACCTGCCGGCGCTGTCGATCGGTGCGCGAGGAGCGATCGGCACCACCGTCGCGCTGCAGATCGAGCTCTTCCTGTCGCTGCGCCGCCGGTTCGAGGCGGGCGACCTCGCCGGGGCGCGCGCCGTGCAGGTGCGCATCAACGACACGGTCGAGGCGATGGTCGAGGTCGGCGTCTTCGGCGCCGCGAAGTACCTCGGCGGCAAGGCATCCGCTCTGTCGCTCGGTGACTGCCGTTCGCCGCTGCCGCCCCTCGACGACGCCGCGCGCGCCCGACTCGACGAGGTGCACGCCCGCCTCCAGCACCACATCGCGACGACCGCCGCCGAGGACGCCGCCTGACCCCGCGCGCGTGCATCGACCGGTGCGAAATGACGGTTCTCGCGGGCCATAGTCGACGTTTCACATCGATCGATGCACCGGCGGGGCGGATAGGGTGAAGCATCCGGGCAGCAGAGGGCGGGATATGACCACGATCTACGACGTCGCGTCGCGCGCCGGAGTGTCACCGGCGACCGTCTCGCGCGTGTTCAACGGCACGAAGGTCTCGCCCGAGAAGGTCGAGGCCGTGCGCCGTGCGGCCGCCGATCTCGACTTCACGCCCAACCGTGCCGCCCGCAGCCTGCGCACGCAGACGTCAGAGGTGATCGCGCTCGTCATCCCCGACATCGAGAACCCGTACTTCACCGAGATGGCCCGCGGTGTCGAAGACGTCGCGAGCGAGGCGGGGTACTCGGTCGTGCTCTGCAACTCCGATTCGCAGCCCGACAAGGAGTCGACCTACCTGCAGATCGCCATCGCCGAGCACATGTCGGGCGTCATCATCGCCGCGGCATCCGACGCGACGAACCTCGACAGCATCCTCGCGACCGGTCGCCCCGTTGTCGCGGTCGACCGCGCCACGCGCTACGACCTCGACGGCGTCGTGATGGCGAACCGCGAGGCGGGCATCGCGGCGACCGAGTCGCTGATCGCCGCCGGCTACCGCCGCATCGCCTACATCGGCGGGCCGGAAGACATCGACACCGCCGCCGATCGTGCCGCCGGGTGGCGGCAGGCGCTGACGGATGCCGAGCGCGAAGCCGACATCGCGGCACTGCAGCGGTTCGCGACGTTCCGGGTCGACGGGGCGCGGGCGGCGATGGAGGAGCTGTTGGCGCTCCCCGAACCACCGGATGCCGTCGTCGCCGGTAACAACCTCATCGGCGTGGGGGCGATCCAGGTGCTCACCGAACGCGGGCTGACCCCGCCGCAGATCGGCGTCGCGGTCGTCGGATCGCTCCCGTTCACGACGCTGTCGCCGACGGCCGTGAGCCTCGTGCGTCTGCCGGCGCGGCACATGGGCGTGACGGCCGCCCGCATGCTGCTCGAGCGCATCGCCGGCGACGCGCAGCCCGCCCGCACGGTCGTACTGCGCGGCGAGACCCAGCGCGCGAGCTCGACCCGCTAGTCGCCGGCCCTGCAACTGGGTCCCTGAGCTTGTCGAAGGGTCCCGCCCGGGGATGCTTCGACAGGCTCAGCACCCCAGGGCTGGTGTCTCGGCTGAGGCTGACTACGCAACCACAGATTCCACTTGCGAGCTGAAATCGATTTCACATATCCTGAAACCGAGCGTGATCAAGGAGGACCACCATGCGATGCACCCTCGGGGTCGACGTCGGCACATCCAGCACCAAGGGCGTGCTCACGGCATCCGACGGCACGATCCTCGCCACCGCCACCCGCGCGCACGACGTCTCGCGTCCGCGCACCGGCTGGGTCGAGATGGATGCCGCGATCTGGTGGGACGAGTTCGCCTCGATCGCGCGCGAACTGATCGCCGCCCACCCGGATGCCGAGATCTCCGCCGTCGGCGTCAGCGGCATGGGCCCGTGCATCCTGCTCGCCGACGAGAACGACGAGCCCGTGCGCCCCGCCATCCTCTACGGCGTCGACACCCGCGCGACCGCGCAGATCGAGCGCATCACCTCCGACCTCGGGATCGACGAGATCACCCGCGTCGGCGGTTCGGTGCTCACCTCGCAGGCGGGCGGCCCGAAGATCGCGTGGATCGCCGAGGAGGAGCCGGATGCCTGGGCGCGCGCCCGTCGCCTCTTCATGCCGGCGTCGTGGCTCGCCCGCAAGCTCACGGGCGCCTACGTGCTCGACCACCAGTCGGCCAGCCAGGTCTCGCCGCTCTACGACATCGAGAACGAGCGCTGGCACGCTCCGTTCTGGGGCCGCTACGCGACCGCGATCGTGCAGCCGCGCCTCGCCTGGGCGGGCGACATCGCGGGAACGGTGACGGCGCAGGCATCCGAGATCACCGGTATCCCGGCCGGCACCCCCGTCATCACCGGCACGATCGACGCCTGGACCGAGGCCGTCAGCGTCGGCGCGCACGAGGTCGGCGACCTCATGCTCATGTACGGCACGACGATGTTCCTCGTCGCGACGGGTGAGGAGACCCTCCGCACCCCGTCGATGTGGACCACCGCCGGTGCCTTCCCCGGCACCCGCAATCTCGCGGGCGGCCTCTCGACCTCGGGCGCGCTGACCGCCTGGCTCGCAGACCTGACGGATGCCGACTACCCGCAGCTCCTCGCCGAGGCCGAGGCATCCGGGGCCGGCGCCCGCGGCCTGCTCGTGCTCCCGTACTTCGCGGGGGAGCGCACCCCGATCCAGGACCCCGACGCCCGCGGCGTGATCGCCGGCCTCACCCTCGAGCACACCCGCGGCGACCTGTACCGCGCGGCCCTCGAGGCGACCGCGCTCGGCGTGCGCCATAACGTCGAGACCATGCGCGCGGCCGGCGCCGACATCCGCCGCATCGTCGCGGTCGGCGGCGGCACGCAGGGGCGGCTCTGGCTGCAGGTCGTCTCCGACGTCACCGGTCTCGTGCAGGAGGTTCCGGCGACCACGATCGGTGCGAGCTACGGCGCCGCCTTCCTCGCCGCGGTGGCCACGGCCGACGAGCCGCCGCTGATCACCGACTGGAACCCGGTGACCGACACGATCACCCCGAACGCCGATCTGCGCACGACCTACGACACCCTCTTCGACCGGTACGTGCGCCTGTATTCGGCGACGGCCGACGTCGTCCACGAACTCGCCGCCGACCAGCGCGGCGCCACCCGCTCCACGACCACCGCATCCACCCCCGCATCGGAGGAATCATGACCTACACCCTGCCGACCCCGGCATCCCACCCGGCATCCGCCCCGAAGACCGCGTACCTGATCGCCTCGGGCGACCTGCGCGAAGCCGCCAACACCGGCGGCTGGCCCGTGCAGGTCGAGCTCGAGGCGGGCGTCACCGGCGTCTTCAACGACCTCGGCTGGACCGTCATCCGCGCCAACGACGTCGACCCCGCCACCGGCCACGGTTTCATCTCGAGCCAGCGCATGGGCCTCGAGGTCTTCAAGAACATCCCGACGGATGCTCCGCTCATCGTCGCCGAGGCCGTCTGGCAGTACTCGCACCACGTGCTCGCCGGGCTCCGCACGCACCAGGGGCCGATCCTCACGGTCGCGAACTTCGCGGGCGACTGGCCCGGACTGGTCGGTCTGCTCGGGCTGAACGCCGGACTCACCAAGATGGACAAGCCCTACGCCTCGATCTGGTCGGTCGACTTCACCGACGAGTGGTTCAAGAACGGCATCAAGGAGTGGACCGAGACTGGCGCCATCACCCACGACGCCTCGCACGTGCGCCCGCTGCTCGAGCTGCCCGACAGCCCCGAGAAGCAGCTGGGCGAGGCGCTCGCCGCAGAGCTGCTCGCCGAGAAGGCCATCATCGGCGTCTTCGACGAGGGCTGCATGGGCATGTACAACGCCATCTTCGACGACGAGCTGCTCAACCAGACCGGCATCTACAAGGAGCGCCTGTCGCAGTCGGCGCTCTACGCCGAGATGCTCGAGGTCACCGACGACGAGGCGAACGCCGCCTACGACTGGCTGATCGATGCGGG
It encodes:
- a CDS encoding carbohydrate ABC transporter permease; its protein translation is MTTVRIPTDLPRRRGVAAKFGSLGKAALITLLVVFAGFPVYWMLSTSLGTEASLYGGSQPLVPEVQNIGQWGGFLADIPIFRWLGNSFVIAAGTTILSLVLATMAAYALSRYKFHGRGVAGFIFFSTQMLPEALIIVPLYAIFAGAGLLNSHWGLVLADTAFVMPVAMFIIKSGIDKIPYEIEESARIDGCSRLRILTTIVLPLVMPSIAAASVIAFFDGWNEFMFANTFISSSDLWPASVGLSSFLGQFYTPMNVVMFCALLFALPAIIFFLWAQRGIVSGLTAGSVKG
- a CDS encoding SDR family oxidoreductase, producing MSEGFDPLFSVRDKVVVVTGGFGQIGAEFVRELHGRGARVAVTSRREVADPSAELGIADPDGRLLAVAMDITDQQSVDAGFDRVLETWGVPTVVVNNAGLDTQPSAPPEVSGPFEQFPAEVFREVVDTNLVGTFLVTQAAGRRMRDAGLGGSIVNVGSIYGMVSPVQDIYAYKAEQTGIPFIKPVAYSAAKSGLYNLTRYCATYWGRAGIRVNTLTPSGVRRDTQDATFQANYTARMPIGRMAEANEFNGALVFLASDASTYMTGSNVVVDGGWTAW
- a CDS encoding dihydrodipicolinate synthase family protein is translated as MVNDLLGTRLFMAAVTPMRSDESVDHQALAAMLDGDIRRGVEGVYVCGSSGEGVLLSEAERIAVAETAVAAAAGRVPVVSHVGAMSTGEAVRIAQAAKDAGVGAISMIPPLYYGYSTDDVVRHFRTVIDAVDLPFVLYNIPQFTGRDISEGGFDELLALPQVIGVKHTSRNLYGAERILHRYPHQTLINGFDEFYLPALSIGARGAIGTTVALQIELFLSLRRRFEAGDLAGARAVQVRINDTVEAMVEVGVFGAAKYLGGKASALSLGDCRSPLPPLDDAARARLDEVHARLQHHIATTAAEDAA
- a CDS encoding LacI family DNA-binding transcriptional regulator → MTTIYDVASRAGVSPATVSRVFNGTKVSPEKVEAVRRAAADLDFTPNRAARSLRTQTSEVIALVIPDIENPYFTEMARGVEDVASEAGYSVVLCNSDSQPDKESTYLQIAIAEHMSGVIIAAASDATNLDSILATGRPVVAVDRATRYDLDGVVMANREAGIAATESLIAAGYRRIAYIGGPEDIDTAADRAAGWRQALTDAEREADIAALQRFATFRVDGARAAMEELLALPEPPDAVVAGNNLIGVGAIQVLTERGLTPPQIGVAVVGSLPFTTLSPTAVSLVRLPARHMGVTAARMLLERIAGDAQPARTVVLRGETQRASSTR
- a CDS encoding FGGY-family carbohydrate kinase, giving the protein MRCTLGVDVGTSSTKGVLTASDGTILATATRAHDVSRPRTGWVEMDAAIWWDEFASIARELIAAHPDAEISAVGVSGMGPCILLADENDEPVRPAILYGVDTRATAQIERITSDLGIDEITRVGGSVLTSQAGGPKIAWIAEEEPDAWARARRLFMPASWLARKLTGAYVLDHQSASQVSPLYDIENERWHAPFWGRYATAIVQPRLAWAGDIAGTVTAQASEITGIPAGTPVITGTIDAWTEAVSVGAHEVGDLMLMYGTTMFLVATGEETLRTPSMWTTAGAFPGTRNLAGGLSTSGALTAWLADLTDADYPQLLAEAEASGAGARGLLVLPYFAGERTPIQDPDARGVIAGLTLEHTRGDLYRAALEATALGVRHNVETMRAAGADIRRIVAVGGGTQGRLWLQVVSDVTGLVQEVPATTIGASYGAAFLAAVATADEPPLITDWNPVTDTITPNADLRTTYDTLFDRYVRLYSATADVVHELAADQRGATRSTTTASTPASEES